A stretch of Shewanella dokdonensis DNA encodes these proteins:
- a CDS encoding polysaccharide deacetylase family protein: MLLVLLLSATLLLLARSRDFQLFGQLVSHLDTHEPVVALTFDDGPSEQFTPQVLAILARYQVKATFFVTGREASQHSAMAKAIVAAGHQLGNHSWSHPRLVFRSYAVITNEIERTDIAIRQAGYLGPIYFRPPYGKKLLLLPWYLKQHQRVTVTWNVEADADLGVDADTIAQQVVAQVKPGSIVLLHVMYASREASRAALPSIIEGLQAKGYRLVTMAEMLQDSQP; the protein is encoded by the coding sequence TTGCTGCTTGTTTTACTGTTGAGTGCAACATTACTACTATTAGCACGTTCGCGGGATTTTCAGCTATTTGGCCAGTTAGTGTCTCATCTTGATACGCATGAACCAGTTGTGGCGCTGACTTTTGATGATGGTCCTTCGGAACAGTTCACCCCACAAGTGCTGGCAATATTGGCACGCTATCAGGTCAAGGCTACTTTTTTCGTTACTGGCCGAGAGGCGTCACAGCATAGCGCCATGGCCAAGGCCATTGTTGCCGCAGGGCACCAGTTGGGTAATCACTCATGGTCACATCCAAGGCTGGTTTTTCGCTCATATGCGGTTATCACCAATGAAATTGAGCGTACAGATATCGCGATTCGGCAAGCGGGGTATTTGGGCCCCATCTATTTTCGTCCACCATATGGCAAAAAATTACTGCTGTTACCTTGGTATCTTAAGCAACATCAGCGAGTTACTGTTACTTGGAATGTGGAAGCTGACGCTGACTTAGGTGTCGATGCTGATACCATTGCTCAGCAGGTTGTGGCACAGGTGAAACCGGGCAGCATTGTGTTACTGCATGTCATGTATGCTAGCCGTGAGGCATCAAGAGCTGCGCTACCATCCATCATCGAAGGATTACAGGCAAAAGGTTATCGATTGGTCACGATGGCTGAAATGCTACAAGACTCGCAGCCATAA
- a CDS encoding DinB family protein, translated as MSMLANFCLMARYNHWMNTKLYDAAATLTPAQLQQPRGAFFGSIIATCNHLLVADILWLQRFAKHYGNGKLTAVAALTTPTQLEQILYPELPALKSQRQWLDQQLCDWVTTLAPQQLGTVLVYHNSKGVPHRKPFSAVLLHFFNHQTHHRGQLTTLLFQAGIDVGVTDLLALIEDTDA; from the coding sequence ATGTCAATGTTAGCTAATTTCTGCTTGATGGCTCGCTATAACCACTGGATGAACACCAAGTTATATGATGCGGCCGCAACGCTAACGCCCGCGCAATTACAACAACCTCGTGGTGCTTTTTTCGGTTCTATCATAGCAACATGCAACCATCTTTTAGTGGCCGACATTCTGTGGTTACAACGTTTTGCCAAGCACTATGGCAATGGCAAGCTAACCGCTGTAGCAGCGCTGACAACACCCACCCAGCTGGAGCAGATCCTTTATCCAGAATTACCAGCACTGAAAAGTCAACGACAGTGGCTGGATCAACAATTGTGCGACTGGGTGACAACGCTAGCGCCGCAGCAACTAGGTACTGTGCTGGTCTACCACAACAGTAAAGGCGTGCCACACCGTAAACCCTTCTCAGCAGTACTGCTGCATTTTTTCAACCATCAGACCCATCATCGAGGACAACTGACCACCTTGCTGTTTCAGGCAGGAATAGATGTAGGAGTCACGGATTTACTGGCCTTGATTGAAGATACAGATGCCTGA
- a CDS encoding GNAT family N-acetyltransferase gives MFTLKQQVPIISPRLLLRSFVTSDIATIAMLANDREIADNTLNIPYPYSEDDARLWLELQAQQTQCGDSYSWAITLQDTGALIGAISLTLLQEQQAETGYWIGREFRNQGYCSEALQALIRVAAETYHLTSISAVHLRSNPASGCVMRHAGMHHLTEEQRPDSQGNWVPVEIYSLELASR, from the coding sequence ATGTTCACACTCAAGCAGCAAGTGCCGATTATCAGCCCAAGATTATTACTGCGCTCTTTTGTGACCTCAGATATTGCCACCATCGCAATGCTGGCAAATGATCGTGAGATAGCCGATAACACACTCAATATCCCCTACCCTTACAGCGAAGATGACGCGCGCTTGTGGCTAGAACTGCAAGCGCAGCAGACACAATGTGGCGACAGTTATTCCTGGGCCATCACGCTGCAAGATACTGGGGCGCTCATTGGTGCTATCAGTCTCACCCTACTGCAAGAACAACAAGCGGAAACTGGCTACTGGATTGGCCGGGAATTTCGTAACCAAGGGTATTGTTCAGAAGCACTACAGGCGTTAATACGTGTTGCCGCAGAGACTTATCACTTAACCAGTATCAGCGCAGTACATCTACGCAGTAATCCGGCATCAGGATGCGTTATGCGCCACGCGGGGATGCACCACCTTACTGAAGAGCAGCGCCCAGACAGCCAGGGAAATTGGGTGCCGGTGGAGATTTATAGCCTCGAATTAGCATCACGGTAG
- a CDS encoding OmcA/MtrC family decaheme c-type cytochrome, which translates to MKTKPHILWLALLSLNFGILAGCSDDNDNDNNPVDPTPPVSDVGVDISEATTLSAQIEAVNIDDKTQASVDFYLSNANGVAVIGLDKLDSIATLGVGIAKLGQPQPLLPNKDAVADYNTKDQMAEGKEWISYINNEVAPGSGAGTKAATEWQASIETSCKLDCIENLGSGHYRYTFSKALNGYSQFEGLDTSYDANATTRIYLELLPSSDSDVTKKLINITYDFVPATGAVAKADEGRQLIDPQQSCYRCHTADLGDTEHRLLMHGGKRFNFEGCVMCHTTYSGDPETGNPIDMATLVHKIHQADYKIVGHGGSMHDYSGVNYPGEIADCQSCHISDAATQAAQYYIPGNNSCLSCHKDKISQAPNTWNGTAASLFHDRELFPNAWANSCAGCHPDSNNPKGASLIHDQLLQTRSSIKDLYGMSLSAVTLDTDSLTAAIDFNKLNTFPAQNNAIKALWLVVNGKPDELTRPANNGQHKLWDISKDSSATRGMLPSDQVSLSMDGSKLTATISDVNTADFGTPAAAVVKAKMIVCANHNTMTAVNCDSDEADTQVEVMSANALDLTGANASRAIVADESKCQACHDSEMQQRIVDAHTLAGSAATNANFAPGNDKCGSCHNPVSATALTDGSCNSCHNNDTVAYMGADIYHTAGADHIKSFRTANNTLNYREMVHSLHAGTRTVKGMGAPRDETTYPQSAANCQACHDAGQLDFAGLKKENSQLVATVGATADGQVTELSPTVATCAGCHSKVADWAGHAREFGGVVEDNASAGRIYKAGDETCYYCHAEGQAYGVIKLHKEASQK; encoded by the coding sequence ATGAAGACCAAACCCCATATTTTATGGTTGGCATTATTATCATTAAATTTTGGAATATTAGCAGGATGTTCTGATGATAATGATAATGATAATAACCCAGTGGATCCCACACCGCCCGTTAGCGATGTGGGAGTAGATATCAGCGAAGCCACAACGCTAAGTGCACAGATTGAAGCTGTTAACATAGATGATAAAACACAAGCCAGTGTGGACTTCTATCTGAGCAACGCCAACGGTGTTGCGGTAATTGGCCTGGATAAGCTTGACAGTATTGCCACCTTAGGTGTTGGTATTGCCAAACTCGGCCAGCCACAACCGCTGCTGCCGAACAAAGACGCGGTGGCAGATTACAATACCAAAGACCAAATGGCTGAAGGTAAGGAGTGGATCAGCTATATCAATAATGAGGTAGCACCTGGAAGCGGTGCGGGAACCAAAGCAGCCACTGAATGGCAGGCCAGTATTGAAACCAGCTGTAAACTGGATTGTATTGAGAATCTGGGCAGCGGCCACTATCGCTATACTTTCAGTAAAGCGCTAAATGGCTATTCACAGTTTGAAGGTCTGGATACCAGTTACGATGCCAATGCGACGACTCGCATCTATCTGGAATTACTGCCAAGCAGTGACAGCGATGTCACCAAAAAACTGATCAACATTACCTACGACTTTGTGCCAGCAACAGGTGCTGTTGCTAAAGCCGATGAAGGACGTCAGCTGATTGATCCACAACAAAGCTGCTATCGCTGCCATACTGCCGATCTTGGCGATACCGAACATCGTTTACTGATGCACGGTGGCAAGCGCTTCAACTTTGAAGGCTGTGTCATGTGCCATACCACCTACTCTGGCGATCCAGAAACTGGAAATCCGATCGATATGGCCACATTGGTGCATAAAATCCATCAAGCCGATTACAAGATTGTCGGTCACGGTGGCAGCATGCACGACTACAGTGGTGTTAATTATCCAGGTGAAATTGCCGACTGTCAGAGCTGCCATATTAGTGATGCGGCAACCCAGGCAGCTCAATACTATATCCCGGGTAACAATAGCTGTTTAAGCTGTCATAAGGATAAGATCAGTCAGGCACCTAACACTTGGAATGGTACTGCGGCATCGCTGTTCCATGACCGTGAACTGTTCCCTAATGCTTGGGCCAACAGTTGTGCAGGTTGCCACCCTGATAGCAACAATCCTAAAGGCGCTAGCTTGATCCACGATCAGTTACTTCAGACTCGCAGCAGCATTAAAGACCTCTATGGAATGTCATTAAGCGCTGTAACGCTGGACACTGACAGCCTGACCGCGGCAATCGACTTTAATAAGTTGAACACCTTCCCTGCACAAAACAATGCCATCAAGGCACTGTGGTTAGTGGTGAACGGTAAACCTGACGAACTGACTCGTCCGGCAAACAACGGTCAGCATAAGCTATGGGATATCAGCAAAGACAGCAGTGCTACAAGAGGCATGCTACCTAGCGATCAAGTGTCCCTTAGCATGGATGGTAGCAAGCTCACCGCCACTATTAGCGATGTCAATACCGCTGATTTCGGTACGCCAGCCGCCGCCGTAGTTAAAGCCAAGATGATTGTTTGTGCTAACCATAACACCATGACCGCAGTAAATTGCGACAGTGATGAAGCCGACACGCAAGTTGAAGTTATGTCTGCTAACGCACTGGATTTGACCGGAGCTAACGCTAGCCGCGCTATTGTGGCCGACGAAAGCAAATGTCAAGCATGTCATGATAGTGAAATGCAGCAGCGAATTGTTGATGCACATACCTTAGCTGGCAGCGCAGCAACCAATGCTAACTTCGCACCAGGTAACGATAAGTGCGGCAGTTGCCATAATCCAGTAAGTGCCACAGCATTGACCGATGGTAGCTGTAACAGCTGTCACAACAATGACACTGTTGCCTATATGGGCGCCGATATTTACCACACTGCGGGCGCTGACCATATCAAGTCATTCCGCACTGCCAATAACACGCTCAACTATCGTGAAATGGTGCATTCTCTGCACGCAGGAACTCGTACTGTTAAAGGTATGGGTGCGCCAAGGGATGAGACAACTTATCCTCAGTCAGCAGCCAACTGCCAGGCCTGTCATGACGCTGGTCAATTGGACTTTGCTGGACTGAAGAAAGAAAACTCTCAGTTAGTAGCCACAGTAGGCGCCACTGCCGATGGTCAAGTAACAGAACTGTCGCCAACAGTAGCCACCTGTGCTGGCTGCCATAGCAAGGTTGCCGATTGGGCTGGTCACGCCAGAGAGTTTGGTGGTGTGGTTGAAGATAACGCCAGTGCTGGTCGTATCTACAAGGCAGGTGACGAAACTTGTTACTACTGCCACGCAGAAGGCCAAGCTTACGGGGTAATCAAGCTCCACAAGGAAGCCAGTCAAAAATAG
- a CDS encoding 4Fe-4S dicluster domain-containing protein produces MITRRGMLKGSMGVAVGTVYSGTLISFLTGCGSDNNNDNGGKDDGGQVVVMPGGLMVVNPILCVGCRRCEAACGWNHEGDCGPTIARVKVAHNMNYGPHGVQSNYYDQRGEGGDFTLVPQTCHQCNVCMEVCPQKAISINEKTGAREVDESLCVGCGYCADKCPQQTIKVVRSKMKSVKCDLCQEILIVHKYVLLAQLSFIPGKKLKTHWIYITTIPVWSDKR; encoded by the coding sequence ATGATCACCAGACGAGGAATGCTGAAAGGTAGCATGGGAGTCGCTGTTGGTACAGTATACAGCGGTACACTCATCAGCTTTTTAACAGGTTGCGGTAGCGACAATAACAATGACAATGGCGGTAAAGATGACGGCGGTCAAGTCGTTGTTATGCCAGGCGGATTAATGGTTGTAAATCCAATACTTTGTGTTGGTTGCCGCCGCTGTGAAGCCGCTTGTGGCTGGAACCATGAAGGCGATTGCGGACCAACAATTGCCCGGGTTAAAGTAGCTCATAATATGAACTACGGTCCACATGGCGTTCAATCAAATTATTATGACCAGCGTGGTGAAGGTGGTGATTTTACACTGGTACCACAAACATGCCATCAATGTAATGTCTGTATGGAAGTATGCCCACAAAAGGCTATTTCAATTAATGAAAAAACTGGCGCCAGAGAAGTGGATGAATCACTTTGCGTTGGGTGTGGTTATTGTGCAGACAAATGTCCGCAGCAAACAATTAAAGTTGTTCGCAGTAAAATGAAATCCGTTAAATGTGATCTGTGTCAGGAGATCCTAATTGTGCACAAGTATGTACTACTGGCGCAATTAAGTTTTATACCTGGGAAGAAGCTGAAGACGCATTGGATATATATAACAACTATACCGGTTTGGTCGGATAAGAGGTAA
- a CDS encoding carboxylesterase family protein translates to MWQYRFGYVAQHQQATWAGAPHASEIPFIFNTLSAVYGDKITAEDQQVANMMQQYWVNFAKNANPNSTSLPEWQQYQQASDRLLWIAPQGVSATQSLTDPQQSQLDLVEKLQQ, encoded by the coding sequence GTGTGGCAATACCGTTTTGGTTATGTCGCCCAGCATCAGCAAGCAACCTGGGCAGGCGCACCACATGCTAGTGAAATTCCGTTTATCTTTAATACGCTGTCAGCGGTATATGGCGACAAGATTACGGCTGAGGATCAGCAAGTAGCCAATATGATGCAGCAATACTGGGTTAATTTTGCAAAAAATGCCAATCCTAACAGCACTTCATTACCAGAATGGCAGCAATATCAGCAAGCATCTGATCGTCTCTTGTGGATTGCTCCGCAAGGCGTAAGTGCCACACAAAGCCTAACCGACCCACAACAATCACAGTTGGATTTGGTCGAAAAACTACAGCAATAG
- a CDS encoding class I SAM-dependent DNA methyltransferase gives MSKDYFSHKAHIYEQDNNRVDNVGNIASAISQQIELSAQMHLLDFGSGTGLLLEQLAPLVGKITAVDISASMNQQLSEKRAKLPCELEIIPANLEQEQLPGQFDGIISSMTMHHIQDITAMFAKFQRMVVAGGFIAIADLDKEDGSFHTDDTGVHHFGFEHQEIATAARNAGFVDVQIRNVSIARKPQGDYPVFLLTGRCSQ, from the coding sequence ATGAGTAAAGATTATTTCTCGCATAAAGCACACATCTATGAACAGGACAACAACCGAGTTGATAACGTTGGCAATATCGCCTCGGCCATCAGCCAGCAGATAGAGCTCTCAGCACAGATGCACCTGCTAGATTTTGGCTCTGGCACTGGACTATTGTTGGAGCAGCTAGCACCACTGGTGGGTAAAATTACCGCGGTGGACATTTCAGCCTCAATGAATCAACAACTGTCTGAAAAGCGCGCCAAGCTGCCGTGCGAGCTGGAAATTATCCCAGCGAACTTGGAACAGGAGCAACTCCCCGGTCAATTTGATGGCATCATTTCGTCCATGACCATGCATCACATTCAAGATATTACGGCGATGTTTGCTAAGTTTCAGCGCATGGTAGTAGCCGGAGGCTTTATTGCCATTGCCGATTTAGATAAAGAAGATGGCAGTTTTCACACCGATGACACTGGCGTTCACCACTTCGGTTTCGAACATCAGGAAATCGCCACCGCAGCACGTAACGCCGGTTTTGTGGACGTGCAAATTCGCAATGTGAGTATTGCCCGCAAGCCCCAAGGGGATTACCCAGTATTTCTGTTAACGGGGCGATGTTCACAATGA
- a CDS encoding GFA family protein encodes MTVTRGSCLCGAVTFEIDGQFDRFLLCHCSRCRKDTGSAHAANLFSFSAKLTWLSGAQEVSHFRLTGSHHGKSFCRHCGSALPTLQMDNKLLLVPAGCLDTVPKIMPEAHIFTDSKAHWERHFDKLPAFPQLPK; translated from the coding sequence ATGACTGTCACCCGAGGCTCCTGTTTATGTGGCGCTGTCACTTTTGAAATTGACGGACAGTTCGACCGATTTTTACTCTGTCATTGCAGCCGTTGCCGCAAGGATACTGGCTCCGCGCACGCCGCCAATCTGTTTTCGTTCAGTGCCAAACTGACATGGTTAAGTGGCGCGCAGGAAGTGAGCCATTTTCGGCTAACGGGGAGTCATCATGGAAAAAGTTTTTGCCGCCATTGTGGTTCAGCATTACCAACGCTACAGATGGATAATAAATTGTTGTTAGTGCCTGCTGGCTGTTTGGATACAGTTCCAAAGATAATGCCAGAAGCGCACATTTTTACTGACAGCAAAGCTCACTGGGAGCGCCATTTCGACAAGCTGCCCGCATTTCCTCAACTCCCTAAATAA
- a CDS encoding aldehyde ferredoxin oxidoreductase: protein MAMNYGGWAGKVLWVNLTTSEIWTEPTEKYLDYLGGSGIGYKILWDHHVDGQLGTDPENVIVYSIGPLTGSGVICSGRMTVTSRSPATPGHLITDGHVGGHIGPEFKYAGYDALAVVGKANSPVWIRIEDDKVSIESATAIWGKGTFDSNAELNKLMGQDAQVFSIGQAGENLVPMSGFMTPGGHAAGGHGAVMGSKNLKGVGVRGTGTCRIKASRDDMRALDDHILGIIGSNNNNVVPSTPQSWAEYSSSGSRWKARDAIKWGAADEPVELGEVAWNERNRIGYRCSMAEMYVGVEYTNKWLKRMGGCHACPIRCYCEMKVPELKSRFKFKSEYITNTCGGFIWGNYLMPTTSGTEQFALTATAGAYLRDDYGIFSGYGLTHHMFKVMKKADIFKDLLTPEEFADVPWELWDNNEPEFLVDLYKRVAFPDSYSHPNGLGRMMGDPVSYIDIWKLDGTNDAIGNWNIYAEHDVHLFNRSMRHALHHASECASQVGTLINVIFNRDPMCHSHINVVNGGLPHDILAEVCAEKFGEGAFDPVKWYTPINQGKVNFAKWCVVKNVLHDSLTICNWVFPLIISPDKDKNYRGDSTIEAQMYSLVTGNKVSEEELDIMAERTVQLHRAFTALEMNSTNLRLDHDVLSDWVYDVDADKNFGDQGTIKMDRDDIQKALGMFYESWGWDSETGIPTRATLEKFGLGYAADKLEAKGLLPE, encoded by the coding sequence ATGGCTATGAATTACGGCGGCTGGGCTGGTAAAGTTTTGTGGGTAAATTTAACCACCAGCGAAATTTGGACCGAGCCCACAGAAAAATATCTCGACTATCTTGGTGGTTCCGGTATCGGCTATAAGATCCTGTGGGATCACCATGTCGATGGACAACTGGGTACCGATCCTGAAAACGTGATTGTCTACTCTATTGGGCCTTTGACCGGTTCAGGGGTTATCTGTTCAGGGCGTATGACGGTGACTTCTCGGAGCCCAGCTACACCAGGACACCTGATCACCGATGGTCACGTTGGTGGACATATTGGCCCTGAATTCAAATACGCTGGCTATGATGCGCTGGCTGTTGTGGGCAAGGCTAATTCTCCAGTATGGATCCGTATCGAAGACGATAAAGTCAGCATCGAATCTGCTACAGCTATCTGGGGTAAAGGTACCTTTGATAGTAACGCTGAATTGAACAAATTGATGGGCCAGGATGCGCAAGTATTCTCCATCGGCCAAGCAGGTGAAAACCTGGTACCTATGTCAGGCTTCATGACTCCAGGCGGCCATGCTGCGGGTGGTCACGGTGCCGTAATGGGCTCCAAAAACCTGAAAGGTGTTGGGGTTCGTGGTACTGGTACTTGTCGTATTAAAGCGTCTCGCGATGATATGCGTGCGCTGGACGATCATATCCTGGGCATTATTGGTTCTAACAACAACAACGTTGTGCCATCTACTCCACAATCTTGGGCAGAATACTCAAGTTCCGGTAGCCGCTGGAAAGCCCGTGATGCTATCAAATGGGGTGCGGCTGATGAACCTGTTGAACTGGGTGAAGTCGCTTGGAATGAACGGAACCGTATCGGTTACCGCTGTTCAATGGCAGAAATGTATGTTGGGGTGGAATACACCAACAAATGGCTGAAGCGCATGGGCGGTTGCCATGCTTGCCCAATCCGCTGCTACTGCGAAATGAAAGTACCTGAGTTAAAGAGCCGGTTTAAATTCAAATCTGAATATATTACCAATACTTGTGGTGGCTTCATTTGGGGCAACTACTTGATGCCAACCACTTCTGGTACTGAACAGTTTGCCTTGACTGCAACTGCGGGCGCATACCTGCGTGATGATTACGGTATTTTCTCTGGTTATGGTCTGACTCACCACATGTTTAAGGTCATGAAAAAGGCCGACATATTTAAAGATCTGCTAACCCCAGAAGAATTTGCCGATGTACCATGGGAACTATGGGACAATAATGAACCAGAATTCCTTGTTGATTTGTACAAACGTGTAGCGTTCCCAGACTCATACTCACATCCAAACGGTTTGGGTAGAATGATGGGCGATCCTGTTTCCTATATTGATATTTGGAAACTGGATGGTACTAATGATGCCATTGGTAACTGGAACATTTATGCCGAACATGATGTACATCTGTTTAACCGCAGTATGCGTCATGCCCTGCACCACGCCAGTGAATGTGCTAGCCAGGTGGGTACATTGATCAACGTTATCTTTAACCGCGATCCAATGTGTCACTCTCACATCAACGTGGTTAACGGTGGTTTACCTCATGATATTCTGGCAGAAGTTTGCGCAGAAAAATTTGGTGAAGGTGCCTTTGACCCAGTGAAGTGGTATACCCCAATCAACCAAGGTAAGGTTAACTTTGCTAAATGGTGTGTGGTTAAAAACGTATTGCACGATTCATTAACTATCTGTAACTGGGTATTCCCATTGATAATTTCTCCAGATAAAGACAAGAATTATCGTGGTGACAGTACCATTGAAGCGCAGATGTACAGCTTGGTGACTGGTAATAAGGTCTCTGAAGAAGAGTTGGATATCATGGCCGAACGTACTGTGCAGTTGCACCGTGCCTTCACTGCTCTTGAAATGAACTCTACCAACCTGCGCCTTGATCATGATGTGTTGTCTGACTGGGTTTACGATGTGGATGCAGATAAGAACTTCGGTGATCAAGGTACCATCAAAATGGATCGTGATGATATCCAGAAGGCACTGGGTATGTTCTATGAATCCTGGGGTTGGGATAGTGAAACAGGTATTCCTACTCGTGCGACCCTTGAGAAGTTTGGCCTGGGTTACGCGGCTGACAAACTGGAAGCTAAAGGTTTGTTACCGGAGTAA
- a CDS encoding cytochrome c3 family protein, producing MKNFNLFKMLLAIALTVFAGSSMAKSDVLLDQVHFAKGVKCASCHGNAQPREAVTMMKCVQCHNTEKLAQKTKDLQPTNPHNNRHFGTETNCTNCHHVHQKSENYCVSCHPRFDFIVP from the coding sequence ATGAAGAATTTTAATTTATTCAAAATGTTGTTAGCGATTGCCTTGACTGTGTTTGCTGGAAGTTCTATGGCCAAAAGTGACGTGCTGCTGGATCAGGTTCACTTTGCTAAAGGGGTCAAATGTGCCTCTTGTCATGGCAATGCTCAACCTCGTGAAGCGGTGACCATGATGAAATGTGTGCAGTGCCATAACACTGAAAAGTTGGCTCAGAAAACCAAAGATCTGCAACCAACCAATCCACATAACAACCGCCACTTTGGTACAGAAACCAATTGTACTAACTGCCACCATGTCCATCAGAAATCTGAAAACTATTGTGTTAGTTGTCATCCACGCTTTGATTTTATCGTTCCCTAG
- a CDS encoding GNAT family N-acetyltransferase: MNHLPWRLTRLQLRPFHTEDLAHFYHYRSDPRVARLQGWQPYSLAQCETFIAEQRALTFPKADSWQQLAVARLDDDQLLGDVGIWLADDLSQAEFGVSITYNAQGQGYGGEVVNGVIALLFATTPVQRIIACTDKRNSACIHALSRAGMTLELSREAQYKGEICEELQFVISRKEVRLHVVTA; this comes from the coding sequence ATGAATCACTTACCATGGCGTTTAACCCGTTTGCAACTACGTCCATTCCACACGGAAGACCTTGCCCATTTTTACCACTATCGTAGCGATCCTCGTGTCGCACGATTACAGGGCTGGCAGCCTTACAGTTTGGCCCAGTGTGAGACATTTATTGCCGAACAACGCGCATTGACCTTCCCTAAGGCGGATAGCTGGCAACAATTAGCCGTAGCACGCTTGGACGATGATCAGCTCTTAGGCGATGTGGGGATCTGGCTGGCAGACGATCTCTCGCAGGCAGAATTTGGCGTCAGCATCACTTATAACGCGCAAGGACAGGGATACGGCGGCGAGGTTGTTAACGGGGTCATCGCGTTATTGTTTGCCACTACGCCAGTACAACGCATTATTGCCTGTACAGATAAGCGCAATAGCGCTTGCATCCATGCGTTATCCCGCGCAGGAATGACGCTTGAACTCAGTCGTGAAGCGCAGTACAAAGGTGAGATATGTGAAGAGTTGCAGTTTGTCATCAGTCGCAAGGAAGTGCGACTACATGTTGTCACTGCATAG
- a CDS encoding aspartate/glutamate racemase family protein — translation MNTIGLLGGMSWESTQSYYRLINQGVNAKLGGLHSAQLVLYSVDFSPIEQLQQQGDWQAAARILSQAARNIEQAGANALLICTNTMHIVADDIAAAVNIPILHIADATGEVLQQQGIKTVGLLGTAFTMEQPFYRERLQQKFGLDVLIPASPQRQRVHQVIYEELCAGKILPASKAAYLNIIAELGKRGAQAVILGCTEIGLLVQQQDTDIPLLDTTAIHAAKAVEFALNSTSPRE, via the coding sequence ATGAATACCATAGGTTTACTCGGCGGGATGAGCTGGGAAAGTACCCAAAGCTACTATCGATTGATCAATCAAGGGGTGAATGCCAAGCTAGGTGGTCTGCATTCAGCGCAATTAGTGCTGTATAGCGTTGATTTTTCACCAATAGAGCAGTTACAACAACAAGGTGACTGGCAGGCAGCCGCCCGTATTTTAAGCCAAGCAGCACGCAACATAGAACAAGCGGGAGCCAACGCGCTGCTCATCTGCACCAACACCATGCATATAGTCGCCGATGACATTGCCGCAGCAGTCAATATTCCCATACTCCATATTGCCGATGCCACTGGCGAGGTATTACAGCAACAAGGCATAAAAACCGTTGGATTACTAGGCACGGCTTTCACTATGGAGCAGCCATTTTATCGAGAGCGATTACAGCAGAAATTTGGGCTTGATGTGCTCATCCCTGCATCACCGCAGCGGCAGCGAGTGCATCAGGTGATTTATGAGGAACTTTGTGCCGGTAAAATACTGCCTGCCTCAAAAGCGGCTTATCTCAACATTATTGCCGAATTAGGCAAGCGCGGTGCCCAAGCCGTCATCCTCGGCTGTACTGAAATCGGGTTATTGGTGCAACAGCAAGATACCGATATACCACTACTGGACACCACCGCAATTCATGCCGCCAAAGCTGTAGAGTTTGCACTGAATTCAACATCACCACGGGAGTAA
- a CDS encoding GGDEF domain-containing protein encodes MILATVLAYRLRNIERERITAQYLATHDLLTRLHNRRAFEDIAGQYLQQAENHNKPVSFIMMDIDHFKAINDNYGHHVGDQALNHIAVLLSHQQRKGDILARWGGEEIAILLPDTTLSHAIQYAEELRSLLEHNPLTVESKQIQITASFGVASGINHMDGHLDSLFRDADKRLYIAKANGRNQVAPTLDSSISA; translated from the coding sequence ATGATCCTTGCAACTGTGTTGGCTTATCGGTTACGCAACATAGAACGCGAGCGGATTACCGCGCAGTACTTGGCAACACATGATCTGCTGACGCGGCTACATAATCGTCGCGCATTTGAGGATATTGCCGGGCAATATTTGCAGCAAGCAGAAAACCATAATAAGCCGGTAAGTTTTATAATGATGGATATTGATCATTTTAAGGCTATCAATGATAACTACGGCCACCATGTGGGCGATCAAGCACTTAATCACATCGCCGTTTTGCTGAGTCATCAGCAGCGCAAAGGCGATATCCTAGCGCGTTGGGGCGGTGAGGAGATTGCTATTCTGTTGCCTGATACCACTTTGTCTCACGCTATCCAGTATGCAGAAGAACTCCGTTCCCTTTTGGAACATAACCCGCTGACGGTTGAGAGCAAACAGATTCAGATAACCGCGAGTTTTGGGGTCGCCAGCGGTATCAATCACATGGATGGTCACCTGGACAGTTTGTTTCGAGACGCAGATAAGAGGTTGTATATCGCTAAAGCCAATGGCCGAAACCAAGTTGCACCAACCTTGGACAGTTCAATATCGGCTTGA